A region of Culicoides brevitarsis isolate CSIRO-B50_1 chromosome 1, AGI_CSIRO_Cbre_v1, whole genome shotgun sequence DNA encodes the following proteins:
- the LOC134827347 gene encoding uncharacterized protein LOC134827347, which yields MSLLTFFLYAALCCGTWAIPFRNFYDDYYSSDYSGERPCMINETILEIMFANLRKLMYSGDYEYNVPPLAPFVIDEPHYKNFSKMSVLKRLQLNGYDKFIVEEAMVNAKCTSINFTLNIPSINMKAQEIDLLGNVFFINVNEKNTTIDGYIEMEPDESNGCIVLNNIDIAWSYEDVDVDVDSDSYTSPQSRDVARDVATSLIKALKRFDLNNKEKTVESTARRVFKRLGCWKFSVDTLLMSNDS from the exons ATGAGTCTTTTAACGTTTTTCTTGTATGCCGCTTTGTGTTGCGGCACCTGGGCGATTCCATTCCGTAACTTTTACGACGATTACTACTCCAGCGACTACTCTGGCGAACGTCCGTGCATGATAAATGAGACGATATTGGAGATTATGTTTGCAAATTTACGCAAATTGATGTACAGCGGCGATTACGAATATAATGTTCCTCCGTTGGCACCTTTCGTCATTGACGAGCCGCACTACAAGAATTTCTC gaagaTGTCAGTTTTGAAACGCTTACAATTGAATGGATATGACAAATTTATCGTGGAAGAAGCGATGGTGAATGCGAAATGCACGTCAATCAATTTCACCCTAAATATCCCTTCAATCAATATGAAGGCGCAGGAAATTGATTTACTGGGAAATGTCTTTTTCATAAATGTCAATGAGAAGA ACACAACCATTGACGGATACATCGAAATGGAGCCAGATGAAAGTAACGGATGCATCGTGCTCAACAACATCGATATCGCATGGAGTTACGAAGATGTCGACGTTGATGTGGATTCCGATTCGTACACGTCGCCGCAATCGCGAGACGTTGCCCGGGATGTTGCCACGTCCCTCATTAAGGCACTCAAACGCTTCGACCTGAATAACAAGGAAAAAACTGTCGAAAGTACCGCACGTCGTGTCTTCAAACGACTTGGATGCTGGAAATTCTCCGTCGACACGTTACTCATGTCCAACGACAGCTAG